The window GTGATCTACGTCCGGCAGCAGACCCAGCGACGGCGCGGAGTCCTCTACGACGACGAGACCAAGAACCGCCGCCATCGTGCCCTGCCGCTCCCGGCGATGTGCATCCCGCCGCTGCGCTGGCATCGGATGCGCCAGGCGGCCGCGAAGCAGCGTGCGGGGGAGTCCTGGGAGGAGAACGGCCACGTCTTCACCACCCGCACCGGTCGCCCGGTCGAGCCGCGCAACGTGTACCGCTCCTTCACCCGCGTCGCCGACTCCGCCGGCCTCCGCGTCGTCCGGCTGCACGATGCCCGGCACGGCTGCGCGACGCTCCTCACCGCGGCCGGGGTCGCGCCCCGTGTCGTGATGGCGATCCTCGGGCACAGCCAGATCAGCATCACCATGGACGTCTACACGCACGTCGTCCACGACACGCAGCGCGAGGCCATCAGCCACATGGACCGGCTGCTCAAAAGGCGCCCCGGCCCTGAGTGACCGCCCTCGTTGATGTCAAAAACTGATGTCAAAGGCCCCGGACCATGATCGGTCCGGGGCCTTTTGCCTGGTGCCCCCGGCAGGATTCGAACCTGCGACACCCGCTTTAGGAGAGCGGTGCTCTATCCCCTGAGCTACGAAGGCGAGGATCTGCCGCTGACGGCAGTCCAGGACAGGGTAGCGGATGGGGCGCAGGGGTGATGGAGGCAGGCGGGCGGTGCGTTCGGTGAAGGTGCCGACGGGGGCACGCACCGGGTGGCGAGCGGGGTGTCTTGACGGGGCATGGGGGCGGGCATAGCGTCACGAAAGTACTGAGCAAGCGCTTAGAGGGGTCGTTCGTGCCGCATACCGACCCGATCCCCGCCGACCCGGCCCCCGACGCCGGTGACCTGTCCGCCGCCGACCGCGTCGAGGCGGCGCTGACCGGACCCGGAGCCCCGTTCGCCGTCGTGCGGTTGCAGGACGGCCCGCAGGCCGGGGCGCTCGTGTACGCGGACGGTCCCAGAACCCTCCGCGAATTCGTGGAGACCACCTGGGCCTTCGGGGAGCAGCCGTTCCTGATCGCCGCCGAACGCAGCTACTCGTACGCGGAGTTCTTCGCCGCCGCGTCCGCGCTGGCGTGCCGGCTGACCGAGGTGTACGGGCTCCGCCCCGGCGACCGGGCCGTCGTCGCGATGCGTAACCACCCCGAGTGGCAGATCGCCTTCTGGGCCGCGCAGCTGGCCGGTCTCGTCGCCGTGCCGCTCAACGCCTGGTGGACCGAGGACGAGTTCACGTACGCGCTCGACGACTGCGGACCCAGGGTGCTGCTGGTGGACGGGGAGCGGCTGCCGCGTGTCTCCGCGTGGGCGGAGAAGACCGAGGCGCGCGTGGTCGTCTTCCACCACTGGGACGGCGAGGTTCCGCAGGGGGCCGAGCGATACGAGGACCTGCCCGCGCCCGACCCGCTCGCCGCACCGCCCGAGGTCGAGATCCGCCCCGAGGACGATGCGACGATCATCTACACCTCGGGCACCACCGGGCAGCCCAAGGGCGCCGTCGCCACCCACCTGGCCCAGGTGGGCGCCGCACTCAACCCGCGGTACCACGCGACCGCTTCCGCTCTCCGCCGCGGGATCATTCCGGGGCAGGGGCCCGCACCGGTCACCCTGATGACCTTTCCGTTCTTCCATGTCGCCGCGTTCACCTCCTTCTACGCGGCGATGGCGGCGGGCGGTGCGCTCGTGCTCATGCGGAAGTGGAACGACGAGGAGGCGCTGCGGCTGATCCGGGAGCACGGCGTCACGCACTACGCCGGCGTCCCGGCCACCGCCCTCCAGCTGCTCGCCGCCGCAGAGCGGGCGGGCGACGAGCTGGCGAGCCTCCAGATGCTGAACACCGGCGGGGCGGCCGCTCCGCCCGACCTGGTGGCGCAGCTCACCGCCCGCTACGGCGAGCGGATCGAGCCGCGCAACGGCTACGGCCTGACCGAGACCTGTGGCGGCGTCCTGGCGAACTTCGGCGCCGACTACCGGTTGCACCCGGGCAGCGTCGGCCGGCCGACCCCCACCACCGAGGTGCGGATCGCCGGTCCGGCGGGTGAGGCACTGCCCGAGGGCGAGGTCGGCGAGCTGTGGCTGCGCGGCCAGTCACTGGTCCGCGGCTACTGGAACGACGAGGCGGCGACGGCCGAGGCGTTCACGGACGGATGGTTCCGGACCGGCGATCTTGCGCTGGTGCGTGACGGGCGGGTCGACGTCGTGGACCGGCTCAAGGACATGGTGATCCGCGGCGGTGAGAACGTGTACTGCGTGGAGGTCGAGGCCGTGCTCCACGATCACCCGGACGTCGAGGACGCGGCGGTGCTGGGCGTGGCGCACCCGGTCCTCGGCGAGGAGGTCGCCGCAGTCGTCCGGCTTCGGCCCGGCGCCACCGTCACGGCCGACGAGTTGCGGGCGCACGTCGGGCGCACCCTGGCCGCGTTCAAGGTCCCGGCCCATGTCCTCGTACGCGAGGAACCGCTTCCGCGGAACCCGACCGGGAAGATCCTCAAGCGTGAGCTGCGCGGGCCGGTCGACGACGAGGTGCGGGGGAGGGGAACGAAGAGCGGGTAGCAGGGGAGGGGTGTGATCAGGAGCGGGTGATGCGGACCCGGTAGTTGCCCTTGGAGTCCTTGTCGACCACCGATATGCGTATCCCGTCGGCGGCGTCCGTGAACGTCTGGCCGGGCTGGAACGGGGCGTCCGACAGCTCGGCCTGCACATTGGGAGACCGTGTGCAGCCTCTGCTGCCCTTGGTGCTGTCCGCGACGGACACCGGCCCCAGGCCGGTGTCCACGTCGGAGCGCACCTTGTAGATGAGTACGCCGGGCCTGCAGACCGCCCTGTCGTTGCCCGCCTGGGTCCGTACCTCCACCGCGTAGCCCGACTCCGCGCTGAGTGGCACGAAGGCCAGCTTCAGACCGCCCCGGGTGGCCAGCGGCCCGAGGATGCGGTCCGTGGTGCCGGGTTTGGAGGCGCAGCTGATCTGGTTGCTGTCGAGCCAGCCGAGCTTCCACTTGTGCCAGCCGAGCAGATCGTTGTTGGCCCCCCAGTCCTCGGACATGATGTCCCAGTGCCCGACCGAGCCGCCGCCCTCCATGGTGTAGAGGTCGGGCAGGCCGAAGACATGGCTGTTCTCGTGCGGCAGGACGCGGTAGCCGGTCTGCGCGTACGACCCGGAGCCGTCGTCCTGTCGGCTGTAGATGAAGGACGTGTTGGCGAGCGGGACGCCGTCCGCGAGCGGGGCGTCGGCATTGCCTGAAAAGGTCACGGACAGAACGGTGTCCAGTGCGGAGGGTCCGGCGTTCGGTGTGACCAGGACATTGACCAGGTCGTACTCCCTGAAGTCCACCTTCTGGTCGGCTACGGCCACGATGTCCTGGACCAGACGGCGGTAGCCCGGCTCGTACGGTGAGCCGCGCTCTATCCCGTACGCCGAGAACGGCAGCGGCATCCGCAGCCAGCTCTTCACGGGGGCTTCGGGCCGGTAGACGAGCCGGCCGTACGAACTGGTCCGGAACCAGGCGGTGGTCTGCGGGAAGAATTCGGCGAGCCGGTCCATCGCCGACCCGAGTCCCGGTGCGTCCGGGAAGTCGATCATCAGGTTGAGCGCGTGCACCTCGCCGGTGGACCGGGAGTAGCCGGCCGGGGTCGGCATGCCCTCCGACATCTGCACGCCCATCGTCGCGGATATCCGGCACGGTCCGAGCCCTGCCTCGTCAGCGGTGGCCACAGGTCCCGCGGAGGCGTGGCCGGAGAGCGAGAGCGTGCTGCTGGCCGAGGCTGTGGCGGCGATGACCAGAGTGGTTGCCCCGGCGAGTGCGAGGGTGCGGCGGCGGCTGGGTATCCGGCGGCGGGGCTGCTGCATAGAGTCGCCTTCCGGGGTCCGCGGCAGCCGACGGGCCCTGGCTGCGCTCTGCTGATCACCCTCTGGCGGGCGGTGCGTGGCCGCGCGTTGGGTGCGCCGATCGGTGGATTCTCCGTTCGACAAATGTGACTCAGGTCACATCGGGCAGGGGAAATAACCGGGGATCGATTCCCCGTTTGAACTCGTGTCCCCGCGAAACGGGGAGGCGCTCCCCGGTTGTACGCATCCGGGTCGCCGCAAGGGCCAGCAGGAGCAGCAAAGAGCCGGAAGGGAAGGGCTGCCGTCGTGGAGACCGTCACTCGCATCGCCGCCGACATCGACATCGACACCGGGACGGCGCCGCGCCGCACGCCCCGCCCGCGGGCGGACGCGCTGCGCAACCGGGAGCGGATCGTGGCGGCGGCGCGCGAGATGTTCGTCGAGTTCGGGCCGGACGTGCCGCTCGACGAGGTCGCCCGCCGCGCAGGCGTCGGCAACGCCACGCTCTACCGGAACTTCCCCGACCGGGCCGCGCTGACCCATGAGGTCGTTCTCTCGGTCACCTCCCGCACCACCGACCGTGCGGACGAGGCGGCGGCCGAGGAGGCCGACCCCTTCGCTGCGCTCAGCCGCTTCGTCCACGCGGCGGCCGACGAACGCGTCGGGGCGCTCTGCCCGATGCTGTCCGGCGGCTTCGACAAGGACCATCCCGAACTGCTCGCCGAGCGTCGCCGCCTCGAAGAGGCCGTCGAAGGGCTCGTGGCGCGCGCCATGTCCGCGGGGCGCCTGCGTACCGACATCGCCGTCGGTGACGTACTGGTCGGCCTCTCCCAGCTCACCCGGCCGTTGCCAGGCACCGCGTGTCTGGACATCGACCGGTTCACCCACCGTCATATCCAGCTGTTCCTGGACGGCCTGGAGGCTCCGGCCCGGTCCGAACTGCCCGGTACGGCGGCAACCTTGGAGGATCTGCGGCGCCGGCCATGAGGCCCGCGCCGGGCTGCTGAAGCAGACGCCGTCCGGCTGCGTGTCCGACGCGCCCTCACCACCCCCATCTCACGACCGACCTCACGTCCACTCCCACTTCTTCCAGCTCTCTCCCTTCGCACTTTTCACCCTCACCGTTCACAGGCCGGGACGTTCTGCGTTCACGGTCACGGTTCACGACCCTTCGCGTCCACGCGCGTCCTTAGGTGGCTACTCCCATGTCGAAAACAGCTGATCCACGACTCCCTGACCCCAGCCGCTGGAAAGCGCTGGCTTTCATCGCACTTGCGCAGCTGATGGTCGTGCTCGACGCCACGATCGTGAATATCGCGCTGCCGCACGCACAGACGGCCCTGGGCATCACCGATGCCAACAAGCAGTGGGTCATCACGGCCTACGCCCTCGCCTTCGGCGGACTGCTGCTCTTCGGCGGCCGGATCGCCGACCTGTGGGGCCGTAAGCGCACCTTCGTCGTCGGCCTGATCGGCTTCGCGCTGGCCTCCGCGCTCGGTGGCGCGGCCCAGAACCAGGGCATGCTGTTCGGCTCGCGCGCGCTCCAGGGTGTCTTCGGTGCCCTGCTCGCCCCGGCCGCGCTCTCGCTGCTCGCCGTGATGTTCACCGATGCCAAGGAGCGTGCCAAGGCGTTCGGTATCTACGGTGCGATCGCCGGTGGCGGTGGCGCCGTCGGCCTGATCCTCGGCGGCTTCCTCACCCAGACGCTGAACTGGCGCTGGACGTTCTTCGTCAACATCCCGTTCGCCGTCATCGCGGCCGCGGGTGCGTACTTCGTGATCCGCGAGCCGGTCGGCAGCCGTAACCGCTCGTCGCTCGACATCCCGGGCGTGGTGCTCTCCGCGCTGGGTCTGGTCTCGCTGGTGTACGGATTCACCCGCGCCGAGTCCAGCGGCTGGTCGGACCCGCTGACCATCGGCACGTTCGTCGCGGCCGGTGTGCTGCTCCTGTCGTTCGTCCTGACCGAGGCCCGGGTCAAGTCGCCGCTGCTGCCGCTGCGCGTCGTGATGGACCGCAACCGCGGCGGTGTCTACCTCTCGCTGGGGCTGGCCATCATCGCGATGTTCGGGCTGTTCCTCTTCCTGACGTACTACCTGCAGGTCGTGAGGGGGTACTCGCCGATCCGGACGGGGTTCGCCTTCCTCCCGATGATCGCGGGCATGATCACCGGTTCGACGCAGATCGGCGCCCGGCTGATGACGCGGGTCGCGGCCCGCAAGCTGATGGGTCCGGGCTTCCTGGCCGCCGCCGTCGGCATGCTGCTGCTGACGCAGCTGGAGATCGGTTCCTCCTACCCGGCGCTCATCCTGCCGGCGCAGCTCCTGCTGGGTCTGGGCATGGGTACGGCGTTCATGCCGGCCATGTCGCTGGCCACGCACGGGGTCGAGCCGCGGGACTCGGGTGTGGCGTCCGCGATGGTCAACACCTCGCAGCAGGTGGGCGGCGCGATCGGTACGGCGCTGCTGAACACGATCGCCGCCTCGGCCGCCACGGCGTACGCCACCTCGCACGCCGCACTGGCCGCCACGGACCCGAAGCTGCTGAAGCTCCAGGCGATGGTGCACGGCTTCACCGGAGCCATCTGGTGGGCGGTCGGCATCCTGGTGGTGGCGTCCGCGATCGCGGTGACGTTCATCAACGCCGGACGTCCTTCGGCGACCGCGGTGAACTCGGGCTCCGGCTCGGGGGATGCCGACGGGGTCGAGGACGAGTTCAAGGTCCCGGTCGTCGCGCACTGACGAGGGCGCGGCGTGGAGTCACATGAAGTGACGTGAACAGGGGTCTGCCCCGGTTCCGCTCGGCGGAGCCGGGGCAGACCCGCGTCGGTGCGCGGTGCGTCGGCAGAACACCCGGCTAGCGCAGCCAGGGCAGGTCCGCGCCCGTGCCGTCCGGCTCCAGTCCGGTGGCGATGACCTGCATGATCTCGCCGAACGAGCGCACCTGCTCGGGGGTGAGCCGGTCGAACATCGCCTGGCGTACGGCACGCACATGACCCGGCGCGGACCGGTGGAGCATCTCGTAACCCTCGTCGGTGAGGACCGCGTTCTGTCCGCGCTTGTCGGAAGGGCAGTCCTCCCGACGCACCCAGCCGTTGCGTTCCAGCCGGGCGATGGCGTGCGAGAGCCGGGAGCGGGTGATCTTGACGTCCTTGGCCAGCTGGGTCATCCGCATCTGACGCCGGGGCGCCTGGGAGAGCTGGACGAGCAGTCCGTAGTAGATGTGCGGCATGCCGGCGTCGCGCTGCAACTGGCGGTCGAGATGGTCCTCCAGGAGCGTGGTGGCCTGGAGATAGGCGCGCCAGACGCTCTGCTCTTCGTCGGAGAGCCAGCGGGGTCCGCCGGTGGATGCCATGGTCATGTACTCCACTGTACGACCTTTTCTTGAAAGTTGAACTAGATAAGGCTAAGGTCTCCGTAGCTGGGAACTTGAAGCTTCAAGAAACTGCAGCTTCGGAGCTTCGGAACTTCGAGGGCCCCGTAGATGATCTGTCTTCAGTAGCAGTGGATGGGGAGTGCCATGACTGTCACCGCGGGGCGGATGCCCGCCCTCTATCTCTCCCACGGTGCGCCGCCGCTGGCCGACGACCCGGTGTGGCCCGGCCAGCTGGCCGCATGGTCCGCCGACCTGCCCTGTCCCGCCGCGATCCTCATGGTCTCCGCCCACTGGGAGGAGGCCCCGCTCGCCCTGGGCGCGACCGAGACCGTCCCGCTCGTCTACGACTTCTGGGGCTTCCCCGAGCACTACTACCAGGTGCGGTACGCGGCCCCGGGCGCCCCGCAGCTGGCGGAGGACGTACGCAAACTGCTGCGCGGCGCCGGCACACCGGTCCAGGACATCCCGGACCGCGGGCTCGACCACGGGGCATACGTCCCGCTGGTGGAGATGTTCCCGGGCGCCGACATCCCCGTACTCCAGATCTCCTTGCCCACGCTGGACCCGCAGAAGCTGATGGACATCGGGCGCAAGCTCGCGCCGCTGCGCGACGAGGGCGTACTGATCGTCGGCAGCGGCTTCTTCACCCACAACCTCGCCGCACTGCGGCACACGGGTGGCGGCAACCCCGGCTGGTCCGTGGAGTTCGACGACTGGGGACACCGGGCGCTGCAGGCACAGGACATCGACGCGCTGCTCGACTTCGAGAACAAGTCCCCGGCCGGCCGGCTGGCCCATCCGCGTATCGAGCACTTCGCGCCGCTCTTCGTGACGCTCGGCGCCTCGGAGGGCGAGCTCGACCAGGGGCGCAGCGTCATCGACGGGTTCTGGATGGGGCTCGCGAAGCGGTCGGTGCAGTTCGGCTGAGTGGTCAGAGGGCCGGCGGGTTCAGCTCGATCGAGCGGAGCGCGGCGGCCAGGGCCGTCGAGTCCCCGACGTCCAGTGCGGTGTCGGTGAACTTGATCGTGTGGTCGTCGCCGTGCGCCGCCGCCCGCGCGAAGATCTCGTCCGCGGAAGCTGGCGACGGCGATGCGGTGCCGGGGACGGGGTCGGCCGGGCTGTACGCGGCGGTGACCGCGGCGCTCGCGGCCCAGGCCGCGGCCAGGCTCCGGTGCCACAGGTCACGGGGGAGAGCGGGCAGCGTACGCAGCACGGCGTTGGGGGCGGTCGCGGCGTGCACCAGCATGATCGGTTCGCCATGGCCGTGGGTGGCGTAGCGGTGGGTTGCGGCCCTGACCAGCTCCGCCAGCCGGGCGCGCGCCACGTCCGGGTCGTCCGCGAACTGCTGCGGCCACAGTGGGAACGCGGTGAGCTGTGCCAGCCGGTCGCGGATCCCGCCGCTCTGGTCGGCCACCGGCGGTACGGAGTCCAGCGCGGCCGCGGCGCTCGGCGCGGGCACGGGCGAGGCCGGTGGCTGCAGCGCGGGCAGTGGCTGATGGCGGGCGGCCCAGTAGCCGAGGCCGTGTGCGAGCTCGGCGATCCGGGGCGCGTTCGCTTCCCCGTCGAGCAGGGTGCGTACGGCGTGGCCCACCCGGATCACAGGGTGGGTGGCGCCCGCGGCGATGCCCGGCAGCAGCCGCGGCCACCACTCGGTGAGGACGTCCTGCCAGGGGCGCTCGGCAGTCTCCTGCTCGAAGTACATCGTCCAGTCGGCGATCCTGCGCGGGTCGCCCAGGGCCTCGTGCCAGTTCTTCGCGGTGACCCGGGCCGCGGGGGTCGGCATGTCCTCCAGCTTGTGGCTGTAGTGGTCGAGCCAACGGTGGACGGCCGGTGCCTGACCGTGCCGTACGAGCGCCTCGACGGCCATCGGGCCGTGGTTGCTCAGCCAGCCGTTCCGCTCGGGACCTGCGGCGTGCAGCCGCTCCAGCGCCTCGTCGAGCGTGCCGGTGGGGTCGACCGGTGCCGTGCCCGGTGTGCCTGTGAGGTCTGTCCTGCCTGTCGTGTCGGTCATGCCGGAACACGCTAGGCGCGGGGACCGTCGCCCGTAACGGGCTGCGGACCTACGCCGCGACCCCGCCGGGGCCTAGGTCTTCGGGCCCAGAGGCCTCTCGTACCAGGCCACGTCCCAGTACCTGCCGAACTTCCGGCCCACCTCGGCGTACGTACCGACATGGCGGAAGCCGAAACGCTTGTGCAACCGCACCGAGGCGTCGTTGGGCAGGGCGATGCCCGCGTACGCGCGATGGAGATCCTCGTCTGCGAGGGCCTCGAAGAGCGACTCGTACAGGAGCGTGCCGATGCCCTGGCCGGCGGCCTGTGGCGTGCAGTACACGCTCACCTCCACCGACGTGGCGTACGCCGCTTTGGGGCGGAAGGCACTGCTGGTCGCGTAGCCCAGGACCGATGCGGGGCCGACAATGCGGACATCCTGAGCAACCAGAAGACGGTGCGGACCGTCTTCAGGGTGAGAGAGCAGCCACGGCATCCGCTGTTCGGGTGTGAAGGGGACGGTGTCGAATGTGAGCGCAGTCTCACGAACGTAATGGTTGTAGACGTCGGTGAGGGCCGCCAAATCGCCCGCGACGCCTGGCCTGACCTGTACCTCTGTACGGAGTCCCGGCGTTTCCGGCATGAACCCTCCCCCCTCGGCGCGACAGGGTACTGCATGATCGCGAAAATGAATGCGAGGCAGGGGAATTCTGTCCGGATTCCAGTCGTTGTTTCCAAAGGATGCAGGGCACCCGAAAGGGTGTCGCGACCTACTCAGCAAGGGAGCACGCATGGCAACCCGTGCCGTCGCCCGTCGTTCGTCCACCACTGGTGGGAGCAGCCGGGCAAGCAGTGTTCGCGCCGTAGGCGGGGAAATCGCCGACCGCGACCTGGTCGGCATGTACCTGGACGAGATCGCGCGCACGCCGCTGCTCGACGCCGCCAAGGAGGTCGAGCTGTCCCAGGCCGTCGAGGCGGGCGTATTCGCCCGGCAGGTTCTCGACGGTGGGGTGGAGAGCAAAGCCGGTGGAGCGACGCGTGAGGAGCTGGAGGCGCTGGTCGCCGAGGGCGAGCGCGCCAAGGACATATTCATCCGTTCCAACCTTCGACTCGTGGTTGCTGTCGCCCGCCGCTATCCGCGGGCCGGGCTGCCCCTGCTCGACCTGATCCAGGAGGGGAACGCGGGCCTGGTGCGCGCGGTCGAGAAGTTCGACTACGCCAAGGGCTTCAAGTTCTCCACGTATGCGACGTGGTGGATCCGTCAGGCCATCACCCGTTCCATAGCCGACCAGTCCCGTACGATCCGGCTCCCTGTCCACCTGGTGGAGGAGCTCGGCCGGATCCGCCGTGTCCAGCGCGAGTTCAACCGTGAGCACGGGCGCGAGCCCGACCACGCGGAGATAGCCGCCGAGCTGGACTCCACGCCCACGCGCGTCGGCGACGTCCTGGACTGGGCCCGCGACCCCGTCAGCCTCAACATGTCCGTGGACGACGAGGGCGAGACCCAGTTCGGCGATCTGCTGGAGGACACCTCCGCGGTGTCGCCCGAGCAGTCCGTGATGACGCTGCTGCGCAGCGAGGAGCTGGAGGACCTGATCGGCAAGCTCGACAACCGCACCGCGTCGATCATCCGTATGCGGTACGGCATCGAGGACGGCCGTGAGCGGACCCTCACCGAGGTCGGCAAGCAGCACGGTCTGACGCGCGAGCGGATCCGGCAGATCGAGAAGCACGCACTGCTCGAACTGAAGCGAATGGCCCACGACACGGGTTTTGACGCTGCGGCGTGAGCCCGAGTCCAGTAGCCTCCGATATGAGCCGCTTCGTGCGGACCCCATGAGCTGAGTCCCGGCGCCCACCCCCCCTGGCGCCGGGGCTCATTTCTTTGCCGTCACGGTGCGGAGAGTGCGGCCGCACGCGTCAGCCGGGCGCCCAGGTCGCTCAGGAACTCCACCAGTTGCGCCGGCTGGTGCGCGGTGAACTCGCAGTCGACCAGCGCCAGTCGGAGCGCCACCCATTCCATCGAGTCCGCCATGACCGTACGGAGCCGGCAGCTGTGCTCGCCGGTCGGTTCCAGCGGACCGAACGCCGGGGGCAGCCGCGGGGACACGAATTCCGCCGGGGCCGCGAAGCTCACCTCGACCGCCAGCTCCGGCTGCCGGCGCCGGATGGAGTCCGTGAGGAAGGCCGCGGCGTCGCCCGTGGGCAGCTCGCGCGGGGTGAAGCGGGCCCCCGTGGCGAACGGCTCGCTCACCCGGTCGACGCGGAACGTACGCCATGCCTCGCGCCCCAGGTCGTACGCGACGAGGTACCACCGCCACCCCGTGCTCACCAGCCGGTAGGGCTCTGCCTCCCGTTTCGTCTCGGCGCCGTCCCCCGCCCGGTACGCGAACCGCAGCCGCTCCCGGCCGGTGACCGCCGCCGCCATCACCGTCAGCGTGTGCGGATCGATGGTCGAACCGTCACCGCGGGTCAGCGGCATGGTTGCGTTCTGCAGGGTCGAGACCCGGTGCCGCAGCCGGGACGGCAGCACCTGTTCCAGCTTCGCCAGGGCCCGTACGGATGCCTCGTCGACCCCCTCGATGGCATGCCCGGCCCCGGCCCGCAGCCCCACCGCGATCGCCACCGCCTCCTCGTCGTCCAGGAGCAGCGGCGGCATGGCGGCGCCCGCGACCAGCCGGTAGCCGCCGACCGAGCCTCGCGACGCCTCGACCGGATAGCCGAGGTCGCGGAGCCGGTCGATGTCGCGGCGGATGGTGCGCGGGCTGACGTCGAGCCGCTCGGCGAGCTCGCTGCCCGGCCACTCGCGCGGCGTCTGGAGGAGCGACAGCAGATTCAGCAGTCGTGCCGGGGTATCGGTCATGGATCCAGGGTGCCGGTCCATTGGGTCATGACCTGACCTAATGGGCGTTTAACTTCTTCAGATGACTTCTTCCGTATCGCTGCCGTCCACGGCGGCCGGTCCCACGGTGTCCTCGGACCCGTCGGACCGGCGCCGGTGGTTCGCGCTCGCCATCGTGATGACCGCGGCTTTCATGGACCTGGTCGACGTCACGATCGTCAACATCGCCATACCGAGCATCAAGCGCGACACAGGTGCCTCGTTCAGCTCGATCCAGTGGATCACTGCCGGATACGCCCTGGCCTTCGCGGCCGGTCTGATCACGGGCGGCCGGCTCGGCGACATCTACGGCCGCAAGCGGCTCTTCCTCATCGGTATCGGGGGCTTCACGCTGGCCTCCGCGCTCTGCGGCTTCGCCGCGAACCCGGAGATGCTGGTCGCCTCCCGCATCCTGCAGGGCGGCACCGCCGCGCTGATGGTCCCGCAGGTGCTGTCGATCGTGCACGCCACGTTCCCGGCGCACGAGCGCGGCAAGGTCTTCGGTCTCTTCGGCGCGATCGTCGGCCTCGGCGCGGTCTCGGGACCGCTGCTGGGCGCGCTGCTCACCGAGTGGAACATCGCGGGCCTGGAGTGGCGGCCGATCTTCCTGATCAACCTGCCGGTCGGCATCGCCGGACTGGTCCTGGGCCGGAAGTTCATCACTGAGTCCAAGGCCCCGAAGGCGCTCCGCCTCGACCTGGTCGGTGTCGCGCTGGTGACGCTGGGACTGCTGATGCTGCTCTACCCGCTGACCCGCGGCCGCGAGCTGGGCTGGCCGCTGTGGGGGTACATGTCGATGATCGGCAGTGTCCTGGTGTTCGCGGCCATGGTGCTGTTCGAGCGGGCGAAGGCGCGCAAGGACGGTTCGCCGCTCGTCGAGCTCTCGCTGTTCCGGGTCAAGAGCTTCGCGGCGGGCATCGCCGTGCAGCTGACCTTCGGGATCGGCCTCGGCATCTTCTTCCTGGTCTGGACGCTGTACATGCAGATGGGTCTCGGTTGGAGCGAGCTGCGGGCGGGCACGACCGGTATCCCGTTCTCGATCGCCGTCTCGTTCGCCGCCGGGATCTCCGTACAGAAGCTGGTGCCCCGGTTCGGCCGCAAGGTCCTCCAGGCGGGCGCGCTGCTGATGGTCGCCGGACTGCTGCTCTACATCTGGGAGTCCGACCGGTACGGCATGGGAATCGCCCCCTGGCAGATGGCTCTGCCGCTGGTCGTCATGGGGCTCGGTATGGGGCTGATCGTGGCCCCGCTGACGGACGCGGTGCTGTCCGAGGTGCCGAAGGAGCACTCCGGATCGGCGTCCGGGCTGATCAACACCGTGCAGCAGATGGGCAACGCGCTGGGGCTCGGACTCGTCTCGGTCGTCTTCTTCGGGTCGATCAGCGACAGGCTGGCGCCGCAGGCGATGGGCCCGGCGTTCGTCGAGGCGTTCCAGCACTCGCTGTGGTGGGTGGCCGGGGTGCTCGCGTTGATCTT is drawn from Streptomyces sp. NBC_01717 and contains these coding sequences:
- a CDS encoding class I adenylate-forming enzyme family protein; this encodes MPHTDPIPADPAPDAGDLSAADRVEAALTGPGAPFAVVRLQDGPQAGALVYADGPRTLREFVETTWAFGEQPFLIAAERSYSYAEFFAAASALACRLTEVYGLRPGDRAVVAMRNHPEWQIAFWAAQLAGLVAVPLNAWWTEDEFTYALDDCGPRVLLVDGERLPRVSAWAEKTEARVVVFHHWDGEVPQGAERYEDLPAPDPLAAPPEVEIRPEDDATIIYTSGTTGQPKGAVATHLAQVGAALNPRYHATASALRRGIIPGQGPAPVTLMTFPFFHVAAFTSFYAAMAAGGALVLMRKWNDEEALRLIREHGVTHYAGVPATALQLLAAAERAGDELASLQMLNTGGAAAPPDLVAQLTARYGERIEPRNGYGLTETCGGVLANFGADYRLHPGSVGRPTPTTEVRIAGPAGEALPEGEVGELWLRGQSLVRGYWNDEAATAEAFTDGWFRTGDLALVRDGRVDVVDRLKDMVIRGGENVYCVEVEAVLHDHPDVEDAAVLGVAHPVLGEEVAAVVRLRPGATVTADELRAHVGRTLAAFKVPAHVLVREEPLPRNPTGKILKRELRGPVDDEVRGRGTKSG
- a CDS encoding M6 family metalloprotease domain-containing protein, translated to MQQPRRRIPSRRRTLALAGATTLVIAATASASSTLSLSGHASAGPVATADEAGLGPCRISATMGVQMSEGMPTPAGYSRSTGEVHALNLMIDFPDAPGLGSAMDRLAEFFPQTTAWFRTSSYGRLVYRPEAPVKSWLRMPLPFSAYGIERGSPYEPGYRRLVQDIVAVADQKVDFREYDLVNVLVTPNAGPSALDTVLSVTFSGNADAPLADGVPLANTSFIYSRQDDGSGSYAQTGYRVLPHENSHVFGLPDLYTMEGGGSVGHWDIMSEDWGANNDLLGWHKWKLGWLDSNQISCASKPGTTDRILGPLATRGGLKLAFVPLSAESGYAVEVRTQAGNDRAVCRPGVLIYKVRSDVDTGLGPVSVADSTKGSRGCTRSPNVQAELSDAPFQPGQTFTDAADGIRISVVDKDSKGNYRVRITRS
- a CDS encoding TetR/AcrR family transcriptional regulator, with protein sequence METVTRIAADIDIDTGTAPRRTPRPRADALRNRERIVAAAREMFVEFGPDVPLDEVARRAGVGNATLYRNFPDRAALTHEVVLSVTSRTTDRADEAAAEEADPFAALSRFVHAAADERVGALCPMLSGGFDKDHPELLAERRRLEEAVEGLVARAMSAGRLRTDIAVGDVLVGLSQLTRPLPGTACLDIDRFTHRHIQLFLDGLEAPARSELPGTAATLEDLRRRP
- a CDS encoding MFS transporter, which gives rise to MSKTADPRLPDPSRWKALAFIALAQLMVVLDATIVNIALPHAQTALGITDANKQWVITAYALAFGGLLLFGGRIADLWGRKRTFVVGLIGFALASALGGAAQNQGMLFGSRALQGVFGALLAPAALSLLAVMFTDAKERAKAFGIYGAIAGGGGAVGLILGGFLTQTLNWRWTFFVNIPFAVIAAAGAYFVIREPVGSRNRSSLDIPGVVLSALGLVSLVYGFTRAESSGWSDPLTIGTFVAAGVLLLSFVLTEARVKSPLLPLRVVMDRNRGGVYLSLGLAIIAMFGLFLFLTYYLQVVRGYSPIRTGFAFLPMIAGMITGSTQIGARLMTRVAARKLMGPGFLAAAVGMLLLTQLEIGSSYPALILPAQLLLGLGMGTAFMPAMSLATHGVEPRDSGVASAMVNTSQQVGGAIGTALLNTIAASAATAYATSHAALAATDPKLLKLQAMVHGFTGAIWWAVGILVVASAIAVTFINAGRPSATAVNSGSGSGDADGVEDEFKVPVVAH
- a CDS encoding MarR family winged helix-turn-helix transcriptional regulator, producing the protein MEYMTMASTGGPRWLSDEEQSVWRAYLQATTLLEDHLDRQLQRDAGMPHIYYGLLVQLSQAPRRQMRMTQLAKDVKITRSRLSHAIARLERNGWVRREDCPSDKRGQNAVLTDEGYEMLHRSAPGHVRAVRQAMFDRLTPEQVRSFGEIMQVIATGLEPDGTGADLPWLR
- a CDS encoding dioxygenase family protein: MTVTAGRMPALYLSHGAPPLADDPVWPGQLAAWSADLPCPAAILMVSAHWEEAPLALGATETVPLVYDFWGFPEHYYQVRYAAPGAPQLAEDVRKLLRGAGTPVQDIPDRGLDHGAYVPLVEMFPGADIPVLQISLPTLDPQKLMDIGRKLAPLRDEGVLIVGSGFFTHNLAALRHTGGGNPGWSVEFDDWGHRALQAQDIDALLDFENKSPAGRLAHPRIEHFAPLFVTLGASEGELDQGRSVIDGFWMGLAKRSVQFG